From the genome of Ignavibacteriales bacterium, one region includes:
- a CDS encoding TonB-dependent receptor gives MKYLHLLIFMMLLGITLSAQNLKGTISGKVVDEVTNEPIPGVNIVIVGSEKGAAADLNGEFIISNLDAGIYQVRVSALGYSTIIKSDVIVNNAKPTSLLLKMVSTLIELEGVTVSSGYFEMDPSEIGSVANLSYEEIRRAPGGFEDVVRALSVLPGVAQTSAGRNDLIVRGGAPSENLYLVDGFIVPNINHFGSQGATGGPLSFINLDFVRETSFSSGGFSSLYGDKLSSVLTIDLREGRKDRLGGKGTISASQFGLNLEGPLGKKGNFIFSARRSYLDFIFNAAGFNFVPEYYDALTKFSYDLDAKNRFSYLFIGAFDKVKFNNKDSEDLYENSRILASNQNSYITGLSYRHLFEKGFFNISLSRNFTDFDSSQRDTLLNPIFLNKSREGENELKGDIIYKLSTNSELNFGLSAKLIKFSADIKLPNFITTFGEKLNITSLNSAKNFTKFGIYSQYSNTMFDRLRISFGGRGDYFSGINVTFYFSPRLSTAFMLNEISSINFSAGIYHQSPSYIWLIADESNRNLKAVRVNQFVLGYERRLRDDLRMKVESFYKNYENYPASVLRPYLVLANTGAGYGGGDENFASFGLEPLVSAGIGDVHGIEFSLQKKSSDTPNYGILSVTWSESNFTGLDGVKRAGSYSQNWIVNLTGGYIFNKNWEASFKFRFATGNPYTPFNDDGTQSVANYNSSRFKPVHSLDLRVDRRWDFDDWALITYLDIQNIYNNKNTNTIRWDYRNGKIDDQSSIGLLPSIGVSMEF, from the coding sequence ATGAAATACCTACACCTCTTAATTTTTATGATGTTACTTGGAATAACTTTATCTGCTCAAAATCTGAAAGGAACCATCTCTGGAAAAGTTGTAGATGAAGTCACAAACGAACCTATTCCCGGAGTTAATATTGTGATAGTTGGTTCTGAAAAAGGAGCGGCGGCTGATCTAAATGGAGAATTTATAATTTCTAATTTGGATGCCGGAATCTATCAAGTCCGTGTTTCAGCTCTCGGTTATAGTACGATAATTAAATCCGATGTAATTGTGAATAACGCTAAACCAACAAGTCTTTTGCTTAAAATGGTAAGCACTTTGATTGAATTGGAAGGAGTTACAGTCAGTTCCGGTTATTTTGAAATGGATCCAAGTGAAATTGGAAGTGTTGCTAATTTGAGTTATGAAGAGATACGAAGGGCGCCGGGAGGATTTGAAGATGTCGTTCGCGCGCTCTCAGTTTTGCCGGGTGTTGCTCAGACTAGCGCGGGAAGGAATGATCTAATTGTACGCGGTGGGGCACCGTCGGAAAATCTTTATCTTGTTGATGGATTCATTGTGCCGAATATAAATCACTTTGGAAGCCAGGGAGCCACCGGAGGACCACTTAGTTTTATCAATTTGGATTTTGTGCGTGAGACAAGTTTCTCGAGCGGAGGATTTTCTTCTCTTTACGGTGATAAGCTCTCATCAGTTTTAACAATTGATTTGAGAGAGGGAAGAAAAGACCGTCTAGGAGGCAAAGGGACTATATCTGCGTCTCAGTTTGGACTGAATCTGGAAGGACCGCTTGGTAAAAAAGGAAATTTTATTTTTTCTGCGAGGCGAAGTTATCTCGATTTTATTTTTAACGCTGCCGGATTCAATTTTGTACCGGAGTATTATGATGCTTTAACTAAGTTCAGTTATGACCTTGATGCCAAAAACCGTTTCTCGTATTTGTTCATCGGTGCGTTTGATAAAGTAAAATTTAACAACAAAGATTCGGAAGACTTGTATGAGAATTCCAGAATTCTCGCATCAAATCAAAACTCATATATAACGGGATTATCATATCGTCATCTGTTCGAAAAAGGATTTTTCAACATTAGTCTAAGCAGAAATTTTACTGACTTCGATTCTTCTCAACGCGATACTCTCCTTAATCCAATTTTTCTTAATAAATCGCGGGAAGGTGAGAATGAATTGAAAGGAGATATCATTTACAAACTTTCTACAAATTCTGAATTGAATTTCGGACTTTCCGCCAAGCTAATTAAATTTTCCGCCGATATTAAACTTCCAAATTTCATAACAACATTCGGTGAGAAACTTAATATAACTTCCCTCAATTCCGCAAAAAACTTTACAAAGTTTGGAATCTACTCACAGTATTCGAATACAATGTTTGATAGGTTACGAATAAGTTTTGGTGGAAGAGGGGATTACTTCAGCGGAATTAATGTAACCTTTTATTTCAGTCCCAGATTATCAACTGCATTCATGCTAAATGAAATATCTTCCATAAATTTCAGTGCGGGAATTTATCATCAGAGTCCTTCATACATCTGGCTAATAGCAGATGAATCGAACAGAAACTTAAAAGCTGTGCGTGTTAATCAGTTTGTGCTGGGATATGAAAGAAGATTGAGAGATGATCTCCGGATGAAGGTGGAAAGTTTTTATAAAAATTATGAAAATTACCCGGCGAGTGTTTTACGCCCATACCTTGTATTAGCCAATACCGGCGCGGGTTATGGCGGCGGCGATGAAAACTTTGCATCCTTTGGTCTTGAACCGCTCGTGAGCGCTGGAATTGGAGATGTTCACGGAATCGAATTTTCTCTTCAAAAAAAATCTTCCGATACTCCTAATTATGGAATATTGAGCGTTACGTGGAGTGAATCTAATTTTACCGGGCTTGACGGAGTAAAACGAGCCGGCAGTTATAGCCAGAATTGGATTGTGAATTTAACCGGCGGTTATATTTTTAATAAAAATTGGGAAGCGTCTTTCAAGTTTAGATTTGCAACAGGTAATCCTTATACACCATTCAATGATGATGGAACTCAGAGCGTGGCAAACTACAATAGTTCCCGATTCAAACCTGTTCACTCTTTAGATTTGCGGGTTGACCGGCGTTGGGATTTTGACGACTGGGCATTGATAACATATTTGGATATTCAGAATATCTACAACAATAAGAACACAAATACTATTCGATGGGATTACCGTAATGGAAAAATTGATGATCAATCATCAATCGGTCTATTGCCGTCAATCGGTGTGAGCATGGAATTTTAA
- a CDS encoding N-acetylneuraminate synthase family protein, giving the protein MKLNKIKVGNKIIGEGEPVYIIAEIGINHNGSIELAKKLIDGALFAGCDAVKFQKRTPELCVPKNQWDMERDTPWGRITYIEYRRKVEFGFEEYLEIDDYCKQKGINWFASPWDEEALSFLEKFKPVMHKVASACLTDHRLLNKIKAAGRPVILSTGMSTMGEIEDAIQILGTDNLLIAQATSNYPCNPEELNLNMIKTYKEKFPEAPIGYSGHETGLAPTLAAVALGASFIERHITLDRAMWGTDQAASVEINGMLKMVQDIRDVEKALGNGIKQVYESEYHSIEKLRRVKPNITA; this is encoded by the coding sequence ATGAAGCTTAACAAAATTAAAGTCGGCAATAAGATTATAGGTGAGGGAGAACCGGTTTACATCATCGCGGAAATCGGGATCAATCATAACGGATCAATCGAATTGGCAAAAAAATTAATTGATGGCGCTCTATTTGCCGGTTGTGATGCAGTTAAATTTCAGAAACGGACACCAGAACTCTGCGTTCCTAAAAATCAATGGGATATGGAACGAGACACTCCATGGGGAAGAATAACTTACATCGAATACCGCCGTAAAGTCGAGTTCGGCTTTGAAGAATATTTAGAAATAGACGACTACTGCAAACAGAAGGGAATTAATTGGTTTGCCTCACCATGGGATGAAGAGGCATTAAGCTTTCTGGAAAAATTCAAACCAGTGATGCACAAAGTTGCATCGGCATGTTTAACAGACCATAGACTATTGAACAAAATTAAAGCTGCTGGAAGACCGGTTATTCTTTCAACGGGTATGTCAACAATGGGAGAGATTGAAGACGCTATACAAATTTTAGGAACAGATAATTTGCTTATAGCTCAAGCCACATCTAATTATCCGTGTAATCCGGAAGAGCTGAACCTTAATATGATTAAAACATATAAAGAAAAATTTCCGGAGGCACCGATTGGTTATTCAGGACATGAAACCGGTTTAGCTCCAACTTTAGCTGCCGTAGCACTCGGCGCATCATTCATCGAAAGACACATTACACTTGACCGGGCAATGTGGGGAACCGATCAAGCCGCCTCGGTTGAAATTAATGGAATGCTGAAGATGGTTCAGGATATACGCGATGTTGAAAAAGCACTCGGTAACGGTATAAAACAAGTTTACGAGAGTGAGTACCACAGTATTGAAAAACTTAGAAGAGTAAAACCCAACATTACCGCTTAG
- a CDS encoding PAS domain S-box protein: MKKLLLELLRKHFDTIAENWKIKLLPLCSGKLSEQQLHTFAESSITTFIEVIETGDYKSADQFLVDTYTLFSEANLNLLEVSQLFSQGRFAVFNFVENDAMGNTDPVILLGFFDELIEQIYARYSILYQETKLKELELSRDRLASRLELNQQYLKNILHSSDQAIMMVDQNEKFITWNKGAEKIFGYTEDEVLGKPSSLLFPDGEKYIKELTRIKEDAKKIGYTSIIESERKKKNGEIITVRLSVSQLHSSNGEYKGRSIIFKDYTEFKRLQAQIDQSEKLAVIGQLAAGVAHEIGNPLTSISSLVQILQRRSQDQFISEQLVNIKENIDRITKIVRELVDFSRPPSYETAVQDITDVLKTALGIVKYDKRIRKVNFETDLKNALPAVRVAADQLLQVFINILINALDAIEGNGTIMLKSDFDNKNVYIEINDDGCGMEETTLAQIFDPFFTTKEVGKGTGLGLSVSYGIIRRFNGEIKAKSKLKEGSMFIITLPIDNN; encoded by the coding sequence ATGAAAAAATTATTACTTGAGCTTTTAAGAAAACATTTTGATACAATAGCAGAGAACTGGAAGATAAAACTTTTACCACTTTGCAGCGGTAAACTTTCTGAACAGCAACTTCATACATTCGCAGAAAGCAGTATCACTACATTTATAGAAGTTATTGAGACCGGCGATTATAAATCCGCCGATCAATTTCTTGTAGATACATATACATTGTTTTCGGAAGCGAATCTAAATTTGCTTGAAGTAAGCCAGCTTTTTAGCCAAGGAAGGTTTGCAGTTTTTAATTTTGTTGAAAATGACGCAATGGGGAATACCGATCCGGTAATTCTTCTTGGATTTTTTGACGAGTTGATAGAACAAATATACGCCCGGTATTCAATTCTTTATCAAGAAACAAAACTGAAAGAATTGGAATTGAGCAGAGACCGGCTTGCTTCAAGACTTGAATTAAATCAACAGTACTTAAAAAATATTCTCCATTCTTCCGATCAAGCAATTATGATGGTTGATCAAAACGAGAAATTTATTACATGGAACAAAGGTGCGGAAAAAATATTCGGATACACGGAAGATGAAGTTCTCGGTAAGCCTTCTTCCCTTCTCTTTCCGGACGGGGAAAAATATATTAAAGAGTTAACCAGAATTAAGGAAGATGCAAAAAAAATCGGTTATACCAGCATTATTGAATCTGAGCGAAAGAAAAAAAACGGTGAGATAATAACCGTCAGGCTAAGTGTTTCTCAATTACACAGCAGTAACGGAGAATATAAAGGCAGGTCGATTATATTTAAGGATTATACTGAGTTTAAGCGTCTGCAGGCGCAGATCGATCAATCAGAAAAACTTGCCGTAATAGGTCAACTTGCTGCCGGCGTAGCTCATGAAATAGGCAATCCTCTTACTTCTATTTCTTCTCTTGTTCAAATTTTACAACGCAGAAGTCAAGACCAATTTATAAGTGAGCAGCTTGTTAACATAAAAGAAAATATAGACCGTATTACGAAGATTGTTAGGGAGCTTGTGGATTTCTCCCGTCCTCCAAGTTATGAGACTGCTGTTCAAGACATAACAGATGTTTTGAAGACAGCGCTTGGAATTGTCAAGTATGATAAACGAATCCGCAAAGTAAATTTCGAAACGGATTTAAAAAATGCTCTGCCTGCAGTGCGCGTAGCGGCAGATCAACTTCTTCAGGTATTCATCAACATACTCATCAATGCTCTGGATGCGATTGAAGGCAACGGAACAATTATGTTAAAATCTGATTTTGATAATAAAAATGTTTATATAGAAATAAATGATGACGGCTGCGGAATGGAGGAAACAACATTAGCCCAGATTTTTGATCCATTCTTTACCACAAAGGAAGTCGGAAAAGGAACTGGTCTCGGTCTCTCCGTTAGCTATGGAATAATCAGGCGATTCAACGGCGAGATTAAAGCTAAAAGCAAATTAAAAGAAGGAAGTATGTTCATAATTACACTTCCAATAGATAATAATTGA
- a CDS encoding DUF4139 domain-containing protein: MKKIIFAILTTILFSSISFASEEIVVKPSLSNVKVFLRGAQLSYSVKAKIEKGMNDIVLTGLASNIDQNSINVSARGDAIIMSVVQRFDYLGQAEKTPQIKKLEDSLEVQNKLLSTNQIENDVLKSEIELILANKNIGNEKIGVSIAELQKMGEYYHKRLTEIKNKMYEVSLSIKKNQKNIERIQNQLNELNNQLNKPVNEIVVSVSGKTAGMIELNLSYLIYDAGWQPVYDVRLDKIDSPAQLSYKANVWQNCGIDWKDVDVILSTRNPNVNNNKPELNPWFIDFERPVVYREMMKAGAARPLSTGNAQLSQDLKIEAPSETMANYIDVVETQLSVEFTPTIKYSIPSDSKPHSVTLQEFTVPAKYEYYAAPKLDNNAFLVARLTDWSNYNLLSGLANVYFENSYVGQSHINPTTTNDTLTISLGRDQNISVSREVLKDYSEDKFLSSNVERTFAFEIKVRNNKTGTAKILVEDQIPISKHEDIVVNLLDSSGAIYDSESGKLEWMIDVDGGKSVAKKLVYSVKFPRDKNIQGL; this comes from the coding sequence ATGAAAAAAATTATTTTTGCCATTTTAACGACGATTTTATTTTCTTCCATTTCATTTGCATCGGAAGAAATTGTTGTAAAACCATCCCTTTCTAATGTAAAAGTCTTTTTGAGAGGAGCACAGTTGAGTTATTCGGTAAAAGCAAAAATTGAGAAGGGTATGAATGATATTGTCCTAACCGGATTGGCTTCGAACATTGATCAAAATAGTATCAATGTTTCGGCAAGAGGAGACGCTATTATCATGTCGGTCGTTCAACGGTTTGATTATCTGGGACAAGCTGAAAAAACACCGCAGATAAAAAAGCTTGAGGATTCTCTCGAAGTGCAGAATAAATTACTCTCAACTAATCAAATTGAAAATGATGTTCTTAAATCTGAAATTGAACTGATCCTTGCCAATAAAAATATTGGGAATGAAAAAATTGGCGTTTCAATTGCGGAATTACAAAAGATGGGTGAATATTACCATAAACGGTTAACAGAAATAAAAAATAAAATGTATGAAGTCTCTTTGAGTATCAAAAAAAATCAAAAAAATATTGAGAGAATACAAAATCAGTTAAACGAATTGAATAATCAGTTGAACAAGCCGGTAAATGAAATTGTTGTATCTGTTTCTGGCAAGACTGCCGGAATGATTGAGTTGAATCTTTCATATCTAATCTATGATGCTGGTTGGCAACCAGTTTATGATGTGCGTCTTGATAAAATAGATTCTCCGGCGCAGCTGAGTTACAAAGCAAATGTTTGGCAGAACTGTGGTATTGATTGGAAAGATGTTGATGTTATTCTTTCTACAAGAAATCCGAATGTGAATAATAATAAACCGGAATTAAATCCTTGGTTCATTGATTTTGAACGTCCGGTGGTCTATAGAGAAATGATGAAAGCCGGTGCGGCAAGACCTTTAAGCACAGGCAATGCTCAGCTCTCTCAAGATTTAAAAATAGAAGCACCGTCCGAAACAATGGCAAATTATATTGATGTTGTAGAGACTCAACTTTCCGTAGAATTTACACCAACGATTAAGTATTCAATTCCATCGGACAGCAAACCGCATTCAGTTACACTTCAAGAATTTACAGTTCCGGCAAAGTATGAATATTACGCGGCTCCCAAACTTGATAATAATGCATTTCTTGTTGCGAGGTTAACTGATTGGAGTAACTATAATTTATTATCCGGTTTGGCAAATGTATATTTTGAGAATTCATACGTAGGACAATCGCACATCAATCCAACAACTACAAATGATACGCTTACAATTTCTCTCGGACGCGATCAAAATATTTCCGTTTCCCGCGAAGTATTAAAAGATTATTCAGAAGATAAATTCTTAAGCAGTAATGTTGAAAGAACATTTGCTTTCGAAATCAAAGTTAGAAATAATAAGACGGGGACCGCAAAAATTTTAGTTGAAGATCAAATCCCAATCTCGAAGCATGAAGATATAGTAGTAAATCTATTAGATTCATCGGGTGCTATCTATGATTCAGAATCAGGTAAATTGGAATGGATGATTGATGTTGACGGTGGAAAATCTGTTGCGAAGAAATTAGTCTACTCTGTAAAATTTCCAAGGGATAAGAATATACAAGGATTGTAA
- a CDS encoding UpxY family transcription antiterminator, with translation MASVNDITVKHWLALYTKPRQEFKAAIQLESVSIEYYLPTITVMKKWSDRKKKITEPLFRGYIFIHVSERNRMLAVSQKAIVKTVFFDGKPSIIPEWEIANIKRILFDSPEVFVSNKIEVGTKVKIIDGPFKDVIGVVTSTQEDKWLAVSVELLRCSVMVRLPNESVLKFL, from the coding sequence ATGGCTTCAGTGAACGACATTACTGTAAAACATTGGCTCGCACTTTATACAAAACCACGTCAGGAATTCAAAGCTGCAATTCAGCTGGAAAGCGTTTCAATTGAGTATTATCTTCCTACAATTACGGTAATGAAAAAATGGAGTGATCGGAAGAAAAAAATTACGGAACCGCTCTTCCGTGGCTACATTTTTATTCACGTTTCTGAAAGAAATAGGATGCTGGCAGTTTCTCAAAAGGCAATTGTGAAAACTGTTTTTTTTGATGGTAAACCTTCAATAATTCCGGAATGGGAAATTGCAAATATCAAAAGAATATTATTTGATTCTCCCGAAGTGTTTGTAAGCAATAAGATTGAAGTCGGCACAAAAGTAAAAATAATTGATGGTCCGTTCAAAGATGTAATTGGAGTTGTAACTAGTACACAGGAAGATAAATGGCTTGCAGTCTCAGTTGAGCTGCTGCGATGTTCTGTTATGGTCCGGCTACCAAACGAAAGTGTGCTAAAATTTCTTTAA
- a CDS encoding response regulator, whose protein sequence is MEKDKINFDALKEFNSRFSNIFFSIKYLNGSAESFVSDSVEKITGYTPAEINSLPENHYSIIYEEDLSDVKKNLLEFENDTVKDSLEFTYRINSKSGKQVWVKEFLTVVRAETGTDIIQKKSTVLDISDIKLNEAELQKSCDSLKELNVSKDKFISIVSHDLRAPFTTLLGFSEILLNEQDVSEDERNEYIRYIYDASKSQLNLINCLLDWSRLQTGRIKVDPVRLNVKAVVSTAVTPLTGDAVRKNIDVKIDIPSDLHINADERLISQAIVNLATNAIKFTPEGKEVHLSASRFKEGMIEIVVRDEGLGISEENQTKLFKIDQKFSLVGTNGEKGSGLGLTLVKEIIEKHGGQVWFYSQVGEGSEFHCTVPEAKNLVLLVEDDKSIRTLYKKIIEQALPNFDVKFADNGYEAIGMYRDLLPTIIITDHDMPLMNGIQLVEAIQKKEANRTVPIIVVSAKLNDEISKKYLRLGVDRIISKPVEHDLLVSQIRECLF, encoded by the coding sequence ATGGAGAAAGATAAAATTAATTTTGATGCCTTGAAAGAATTCAACAGCAGATTTAGTAATATTTTTTTTTCGATAAAATATCTTAACGGTTCTGCGGAAAGTTTTGTATCAGATTCCGTTGAAAAAATTACCGGTTACACACCCGCCGAAATAAATAGTCTACCGGAAAACCACTACTCGATTATTTATGAAGAAGATTTAAGTGACGTTAAAAAGAATCTGCTTGAATTCGAGAACGATACCGTAAAAGATTCACTTGAGTTCACATACAGAATTAATTCCAAATCCGGTAAACAAGTTTGGGTAAAGGAATTTTTGACCGTAGTTCGCGCTGAAACCGGAACAGATATAATTCAGAAAAAAAGCACAGTCCTAGATATTTCCGATATTAAGCTTAATGAAGCTGAACTTCAGAAATCTTGCGATTCTCTTAAAGAGCTGAATGTATCGAAAGATAAATTTATTTCTATTGTGTCGCATGATCTTCGCGCTCCATTTACTACGCTTCTTGGCTTTTCAGAAATTCTTTTGAACGAACAGGATGTTTCTGAAGATGAGCGGAACGAATATATCCGGTATATTTATGATGCATCAAAATCCCAGCTTAACCTGATTAATTGTCTTCTAGATTGGTCGCGTCTACAAACCGGCAGAATAAAAGTTGACCCGGTTCGCCTAAATGTTAAAGCTGTTGTTTCGACCGCGGTTACACCGCTTACAGGTGACGCAGTCAGAAAAAATATTGATGTTAAGATAGACATTCCTTCGGATCTTCATATAAACGCAGACGAACGATTGATAAGCCAAGCCATTGTAAATTTAGCGACAAATGCAATCAAGTTTACTCCGGAAGGGAAAGAAGTTCATCTCTCGGCAAGCAGATTTAAAGAAGGCATGATTGAAATTGTCGTCCGCGATGAAGGACTCGGAATTTCGGAAGAGAATCAGACGAAACTTTTCAAGATAGATCAAAAGTTTTCTCTCGTTGGAACGAACGGAGAAAAAGGGAGCGGGCTTGGATTAACATTAGTCAAAGAAATAATTGAAAAACACGGTGGACAGGTTTGGTTTTATTCTCAAGTTGGAGAAGGAAGCGAGTTCCATTGCACGGTTCCCGAAGCTAAAAACCTTGTTTTGTTAGTTGAAGACGACAAGAGTATTAGAACGCTTTACAAAAAAATTATTGAACAGGCTCTTCCAAATTTCGATGTAAAATTTGCAGATAACGGTTACGAGGCAATTGGAATGTACAGGGATCTGCTTCCTACAATAATTATTACCGATCATGACATGCCGCTGATGAACGGAATTCAATTGGTTGAGGCGATCCAGAAAAAAGAAGCGAATAGAACGGTTCCAATTATTGTTGTCTCCGCTAAACTTAACGATGAGATTTCCAAAAAATATTTACGTCTTGGTGTTGATAGAATAATATCTAAACCGGTAGAACATGATTTGTTGGTGAGCCAGATCAGAGAATGTCTTTTCTAA
- a CDS encoding sigma-54 dependent transcriptional regulator, with product MPAKILIVDDEKSIRDSLKMVLAEEGFATDSAGDGEEALLKIKENDYDVVISDIKMPKLDGMQLLESASKISPETFFIIMTAYASVKTAIDALRNGAFDYLIKPVEFEDVIIRVKRLIEYKKLAAENKSLRQRISSDSGFTNLIGKSEPMKKIFDVISQVAPTNSNVLIFGKSGTGKELVAKAIHYNSLRKDKIFLPINCGAISENLIESELFGHKKGSFTGASDDKVGLFKVADGGTLFLDEIGELPINLQVKLLRAIEDREFIPVGGVKAVSTDVRIIAASNQDLYEKTKTNEFREDLYYRLNVIEIKLPTLNERSEDIPLLINFFIDKFSKEMGKKIIGVDNETMKILLAHDWRGGVRELENVIERAMIFASKDYITIDDLAEHFRGKEVQDNFPDLLKDAIKDFEKEHILKTIKKYNYNKEEAAKALDIGLSSLYRKMDELGIPTRTIKEDEN from the coding sequence ATGCCAGCAAAAATTTTGATTGTTGATGATGAGAAATCAATCCGGGATTCACTTAAAATGGTTTTAGCCGAAGAAGGGTTTGCTACCGATTCCGCAGGCGACGGCGAAGAAGCACTTCTAAAAATTAAAGAAAATGATTACGACGTTGTCATCTCTGATATAAAGATGCCGAAGCTGGACGGTATGCAGCTTTTGGAATCTGCGTCCAAAATTTCACCGGAGACATTCTTTATTATAATGACTGCTTATGCATCGGTTAAAACAGCAATTGACGCACTTCGAAACGGCGCATTTGATTATTTAATCAAGCCGGTTGAGTTTGAAGACGTAATCATCAGAGTAAAAAGATTAATAGAGTATAAAAAACTTGCGGCAGAAAATAAATCATTGCGCCAAAGAATTTCTTCCGATTCAGGCTTTACTAATCTGATCGGCAAAAGTGAACCGATGAAAAAAATTTTTGATGTCATTTCCCAGGTTGCACCGACAAACAGTAATGTTTTGATTTTTGGAAAAAGCGGAACCGGTAAAGAACTTGTAGCCAAAGCAATTCACTACAATAGTCTACGCAAAGACAAGATTTTTCTTCCAATTAACTGCGGTGCAATTTCGGAAAATCTAATCGAAAGCGAATTGTTTGGACACAAAAAAGGATCTTTCACCGGTGCGTCGGATGATAAAGTCGGACTATTTAAAGTTGCCGATGGCGGAACACTCTTTCTTGATGAAATTGGAGAACTGCCTATAAATCTTCAAGTAAAACTTTTACGTGCAATTGAAGACCGGGAGTTTATTCCGGTGGGCGGTGTGAAAGCAGTTAGTACTGATGTGAGAATAATAGCTGCATCCAATCAAGATCTTTACGAAAAAACAAAGACAAACGAATTTCGTGAAGATCTTTATTATAGACTGAATGTAATTGAGATAAAGCTGCCGACATTGAATGAGCGTTCTGAAGACATTCCTCTACTAATTAACTTCTTTATAGATAAATTCTCGAAAGAGATGGGGAAAAAAATAATCGGCGTTGATAACGAAACCATGAAAATACTTTTAGCCCATGATTGGCGCGGTGGTGTTAGAGAGTTGGAAAATGTTATTGAACGCGCAATGATTTTTGCTTCGAAGGATTATATAACTATTGACGATCTTGCCGAACATTTCCGAGGGAAAGAAGTTCAAGATAATTTTCCCGATCTGTTGAAAGACGCCATTAAAGATTTTGAAAAAGAACATATATTAAAGACAATCAAAAAATATAATTACAACAAAGAAGAAGCGGCAAAGGCTTTAGATATTGGTCTTTCTTCTCTCTATAGGAAAATGGATGAACTTGGAATACCAACAAGAACAATCAAGGAAGATGAGAATTAA
- a CDS encoding sterol desaturase family protein, whose translation MIRNLLASFQPFEIISYSVIISAALLFIILERIFPYNKGQKILREGFFNDLALYTIAQSYILGIIIFTFIIRTIDGTAGFSRLQIFSHVPVWLQLIFFTITHDFYIYWMHRWQHSNKYLWRLHEAHHSTKKVDWLSGSRSHAFEILINQTIEFLPIVLLGSPPEVIAYKGVISAVWGMYIHSNLSVRTGWLQKIINGPEMHRIHHTTGKGRNRNFATKFAFWDWLFETSFFPEERASEYGLKTYFPDNFFKQFIFAFRSFKKSS comes from the coding sequence ATGATTCGCAATTTATTAGCAAGCTTTCAACCGTTTGAAATTATTTCATACTCGGTGATTATCTCCGCAGCTCTTTTGTTTATAATTCTTGAACGGATTTTCCCTTACAACAAGGGGCAGAAAATATTACGAGAAGGTTTTTTTAACGATCTGGCTCTTTATACTATTGCACAGAGTTACATTCTCGGAATAATAATATTCACATTCATAATTAGAACGATAGACGGTACAGCCGGTTTCTCGCGTCTTCAGATTTTTAGTCATGTACCGGTTTGGCTACAATTAATATTTTTCACTATCACCCATGATTTTTATATCTACTGGATGCACAGGTGGCAGCACAGTAACAAATATTTATGGCGATTGCACGAAGCGCATCATTCAACAAAAAAAGTTGATTGGCTTTCAGGTTCCCGTTCTCATGCATTCGAAATTTTGATCAATCAAACAATTGAATTTCTTCCCATAGTACTGCTTGGTTCACCGCCGGAAGTAATCGCCTACAAGGGCGTAATAAGTGCAGTGTGGGGAATGTATATTCATTCTAATTTGAGCGTGAGAACCGGCTGGCTGCAAAAAATTATTAATGGTCCGGAGATGCATAGGATTCATCACACAACCGGCAAAGGACGCAACCGAAACTTTGCGACAAAATTTGCATTTTGGGATTGGCTTTTTGAAACCAGTTTTTTCCCGGAAGAACGAGCTTCAGAATATGGTTTGAAAACATATTTCCCGGATAATTTTTTCAAACAATTTATTTTTGCGTTTAGAAGTTTTAAGAAAAGCAGTTAA